One window of Chryseobacterium sp. JJR-5R genomic DNA carries:
- a CDS encoding TonB-dependent receptor, with the protein MKGLFFLGLTAGSFAFVQAQNSDSLKVKEIEAVNFTRRLPVAKEIIDVAKDLDSRNLGQDLPILLKNQTSVISTSDAGNGVGYTGFRIRGVSGSGINVMMNGVPYNDSESQGTFFVNVPDLTSSASQIVIQRGVGTSNNGVSAFGASINVISKDPEEKFYFKTDDSYGSFNTYKYSAEIGSGKFWGNRLSVMGRYTRINSDGYIDRAFSKLHSHNFTALYEEGNTRVRLMAFGGKEKTYQAWNGIDRKTWETNPKFNYSGAIYDAGWENIVGFYDNETDNYRQNHYQLLWEQKFNDRWNLETTVHYTKGKGYYENYKQGDPFARYNLADMAGEKYSDFIRKKWLDNDFYGVVSTLYGKFENLDLNFGIVGNQYYGRHFGNVTGVFLPQIDEHEYYRNRSVKNEAAGFAKALLRIDNFEFFGDLQLRNIDYDTRIIQSGDEEGADLDKNWLFFNPKAGINYRIPKGKIFISYAHAQREPNRDDLLADNTVKAEKLHDFEAGFERQFGRVSFTANLYYMYYVNQLVLNGELNNVGAFIRTNSGKSYRSGIELGALAKISKQWELNGNISFSSNRNLDFKVENEEGVQNLGNTQISFSPDVIANIGLKFNPNQNFQFALINQYVGKQYLDNSEDQDLQLKDYFLTDFNAQYQFKIKNNDIAVKLLINNLFNRKYVNNGAVYDGTPYYFSQAGTNFMFGISWKIR; encoded by the coding sequence ATGAAAGGATTATTTTTTTTAGGGCTTACTGCAGGCTCATTCGCTTTTGTGCAGGCACAGAATTCAGATTCTCTCAAAGTAAAGGAAATTGAAGCCGTTAATTTCACCAGAAGGCTTCCTGTAGCCAAAGAAATCATTGATGTTGCCAAAGATCTCGACAGCCGCAATCTGGGCCAGGACTTGCCCATTCTTCTCAAAAACCAGACTTCCGTTATTTCTACTTCCGATGCCGGAAACGGAGTAGGCTACACAGGGTTCAGGATCCGTGGGGTTTCAGGAAGTGGGATCAATGTCATGATGAACGGCGTTCCTTACAACGATTCAGAAAGCCAGGGGACTTTCTTTGTAAATGTCCCGGATCTTACGAGCTCTGCCTCACAGATTGTAATCCAGAGAGGAGTAGGGACTTCCAACAACGGGGTTTCAGCCTTCGGGGCCAGCATCAACGTGATTTCAAAAGACCCGGAAGAAAAGTTTTATTTTAAAACGGATGACAGCTACGGGTCATTCAATACCTACAAATATTCTGCGGAAATAGGTTCCGGAAAATTTTGGGGCAACAGGCTTTCCGTGATGGGGAGATACACCCGTATCAATTCCGACGGGTATATAGACCGGGCTTTTTCAAAATTGCATTCCCATAATTTTACGGCTTTGTATGAGGAAGGAAATACCAGGGTGCGCCTGATGGCTTTCGGAGGGAAGGAAAAAACATACCAGGCCTGGAACGGGATTGACCGCAAAACCTGGGAAACCAATCCGAAATTCAATTACTCCGGAGCGATTTATGATGCCGGTTGGGAAAATATCGTCGGCTTTTATGACAATGAAACCGACAATTACAGGCAAAACCATTACCAGCTGCTTTGGGAACAGAAATTTAACGACCGCTGGAATTTAGAAACCACGGTGCATTACACAAAAGGAAAAGGATATTATGAAAATTATAAGCAGGGCGACCCTTTTGCAAGATATAACCTGGCTGATATGGCAGGCGAAAAATATTCGGATTTCATCAGGAAAAAATGGCTGGACAATGATTTTTACGGTGTTGTTTCTACCTTATACGGGAAATTTGAAAACCTTGACCTGAACTTCGGGATTGTAGGGAACCAGTATTACGGAAGGCATTTCGGAAATGTCACCGGGGTTTTCCTGCCGCAGATCGATGAACATGAATATTACCGGAATCGCTCGGTAAAAAATGAAGCGGCCGGTTTCGCCAAGGCTTTACTAAGGATCGACAATTTTGAATTTTTCGGAGACCTGCAGCTGAGGAATATAGATTATGATACCAGAATTATACAGTCCGGAGACGAAGAAGGGGCTGATCTGGATAAAAACTGGCTGTTCTTTAATCCGAAAGCAGGCATCAATTACAGGATCCCGAAAGGAAAGATTTTTATTTCTTACGCCCATGCCCAGCGCGAGCCCAACAGGGATGACCTGTTGGCTGACAATACCGTGAAAGCAGAAAAGCTGCATGATTTTGAAGCCGGTTTTGAAAGGCAGTTCGGCAGGGTTTCATTCACGGCAAACCTGTATTATATGTATTATGTTAATCAGCTGGTGCTGAACGGCGAGCTGAACAATGTAGGTGCTTTTATCAGGACCAATTCAGGGAAAAGCTACAGGAGCGGAATTGAGCTGGGTGCCCTGGCGAAAATCTCGAAGCAATGGGAACTTAACGGAAACATAAGCTTCAGCAGCAACAGGAACCTGGATTTTAAAGTAGAGAATGAAGAAGGGGTACAAAATCTGGGGAACACACAGATTTCTTTCTCGCCCGATGTAATTGCGAATATAGGCCTGAAATTCAATCCAAATCAGAATTTCCAGTTTGCCCTGATCAATCAGTATGTCGGGAAGCAGTACCTGGATAATTCAGAAGATCAGGACCTGCAGCTGAAAGACTATTTTTTAACGGACTTTAATGCGCAGTACCAGTTTAAAATAAAGAATAACGATATTGCCGTGAAATTATTGATCAACAACCTTTTCAACAGGAAATATGTTAATAACGGGGCAGTGTATGACGGCACTCCTTACTATTTTTCACAGGCAGGAACAAATTTCATGTTCGGGATCAGCTGGAAAATCCGCTAA
- a CDS encoding WG repeat-containing protein — translation MKKGAQLIGVFISIFVFSQARVLKKPVLKNTLKTTVATTPVVNEKSNNFPVVNKDLPALIPKKKNGSFGYVNQKGKFVIQPEYHIAVFFYEDCNLLNAPNEKIRKFGTDAYATVEKNEISYRIDQKGKRVYQFKQSDLGKCAHKEYVQQLFQAYVLNGFYGIIEKSAFKNAQDYRQFKIYPQYEYLYILEGDDVANPMIIASKNNMFGVIDVNNRIIIPFEYEDIKRNFSWKLGKMFDVSKDGKNYYYVDDQNKTY, via the coding sequence ATGAAAAAAGGAGCTCAGCTGATCGGGGTATTTATATCTATATTTGTTTTTTCCCAGGCACGCGTCTTGAAAAAACCGGTGCTTAAAAATACCTTAAAAACAACCGTGGCCACAACGCCTGTCGTCAATGAAAAAAGCAATAATTTTCCGGTTGTCAATAAAGATCTTCCCGCCCTGATTCCTAAAAAGAAAAATGGGAGTTTCGGCTATGTTAATCAAAAAGGGAAATTTGTAATCCAGCCTGAATATCACATTGCCGTATTTTTCTATGAAGACTGCAACCTGCTGAATGCTCCCAATGAAAAAATAAGAAAATTCGGAACAGACGCATATGCCACTGTGGAAAAGAATGAAATCTCTTACAGGATTGACCAGAAGGGGAAAAGGGTGTATCAGTTTAAGCAGTCGGACTTAGGTAAATGTGCCCATAAAGAATATGTGCAGCAGCTGTTCCAGGCCTATGTTCTCAACGGGTTCTACGGAATCATAGAAAAATCCGCCTTTAAGAATGCGCAGGACTACAGGCAGTTTAAGATTTATCCGCAGTATGAATATCTGTATATCCTGGAAGGGGATGATGTCGCCAATCCCATGATCATTGCTTCTAAAAACAATATGTTCGGCGTGATTGATGTGAACAACAGAATAATAATCCCGTTTGAATATGAAGATATCAAGCGTAATTTCAGCTGGAAGCTGGGGAAAATGTTTGATGTTTCAAAAGACGGAAAGAATTACTATTATGTAGACGACCAGAATAAAACCTATTAA
- a CDS encoding aconitate hydratase codes for MTFDIDMIKKVYERYPERIAAARQIVGKPLTLSEKILYTHLWEGNATKAHERGNSYVDFAPDRVAMQDATAQMALLQFMQAGKAKVAVPSTAHADHLIQAKVGADKDLQEGINKNSEVFNFLSSVCDKYGIGFWKPGAGIIHQVVLENYAFPGGMMIGTDSHTVNAGGLGMVAIGVGGADAVDVMAGMAWELKMPKLIGVKLTGKMSGWTSAKDVILKVAGILTVKGGTGCIVEYFGEGAESLSATGKGTICNMGAEIGATTSTFGYDDSMRRYLAATGRQDVVDAADKIAEHLTGDAEVYANPEQYFDQLIEINLSELAPHLNGPFTPDLATPVSEFRAKAEANGWPLEVEWALIGSCTNSSYEDLSRAASIVEDAVAKGVKPKAILGINPGSEQVKYTAERDGFLDSFRKFENARIFTNACGPCIGQWDREGSEKGEKNSIIHSFNRNFAKRADGNPNTHAFVASPEMVAAVAISGRLDFNPITDTLTAENGEQIKLDEPKGSELPAKGFAVEDAGYQAPSEDGSSVEVNVSPASDRLQLLEEFPAWDGKNIEGAKVLIKAFGKCTTDHISMAGPWLKYRGHLDNISNNMLIGAVNAYNMETNSVKNQLTGEHGEVPAVQRAYKAARIPTIVVGDQNYGEGSSREHAAMEPRHLGVKAVLVKSFARIHETNLKKQGMLGLTFANEADYDKIQEDDTVNFLDLDQFAPGKQLSLAFVHADGTKDIVMANHTYNDQQIDWFKAGSALNLIKRQEN; via the coding sequence ATGACATTTGATATCGATATGATCAAAAAAGTGTACGAGCGTTACCCTGAAAGGATTGCAGCAGCAAGACAGATCGTGGGCAAGCCTCTTACATTATCAGAAAAAATATTATACACCCACCTTTGGGAAGGAAATGCTACGAAAGCACATGAAAGAGGGAATTCTTATGTAGACTTCGCACCGGACCGAGTAGCCATGCAGGATGCCACCGCACAGATGGCACTTCTGCAGTTCATGCAGGCCGGAAAAGCCAAAGTAGCAGTCCCTTCAACGGCTCACGCAGATCACCTGATCCAGGCAAAGGTAGGGGCAGATAAAGATTTACAGGAAGGTATCAATAAGAATTCTGAGGTTTTCAACTTCCTGAGTTCTGTTTGTGATAAATACGGAATCGGCTTCTGGAAGCCGGGTGCCGGGATCATTCACCAGGTTGTACTGGAAAATTATGCGTTCCCCGGAGGAATGATGATCGGTACTGACTCCCACACGGTAAATGCAGGAGGTTTAGGGATGGTAGCGATTGGTGTAGGAGGTGCCGATGCGGTAGATGTAATGGCTGGAATGGCCTGGGAGCTTAAAATGCCTAAGCTGATCGGTGTAAAACTAACCGGTAAAATGTCCGGATGGACTTCTGCAAAAGACGTTATCCTTAAAGTGGCAGGAATCCTTACCGTAAAAGGCGGAACCGGATGCATCGTAGAATACTTCGGGGAAGGGGCAGAATCTCTTTCGGCAACAGGTAAAGGAACCATCTGTAACATGGGTGCCGAGATCGGTGCCACCACTTCTACTTTCGGGTATGATGATTCCATGAGAAGGTACCTGGCTGCTACGGGAAGACAAGACGTAGTGGATGCTGCAGATAAAATTGCCGAACATTTGACCGGTGATGCTGAAGTATATGCCAACCCTGAGCAGTATTTTGACCAATTAATCGAAATCAACCTTTCTGAACTGGCACCTCACCTTAACGGGCCTTTCACTCCGGATTTGGCAACACCTGTTTCTGAATTCAGAGCTAAAGCGGAAGCGAACGGATGGCCTTTGGAAGTGGAGTGGGCTTTAATCGGGTCTTGTACCAACTCTTCTTATGAAGATTTATCAAGAGCAGCTTCTATCGTAGAAGATGCCGTAGCAAAAGGAGTAAAACCTAAGGCGATCCTGGGAATTAACCCGGGTTCAGAACAGGTGAAATATACTGCTGAGAGAGACGGATTCCTTGACTCTTTCAGAAAATTTGAAAATGCAAGAATCTTTACCAATGCCTGCGGACCGTGTATCGGGCAGTGGGACAGAGAAGGTTCCGAAAAAGGAGAGAAAAACTCAATCATCCATTCTTTCAACAGAAACTTTGCGAAAAGAGCAGACGGAAACCCGAATACCCATGCTTTTGTAGCATCTCCGGAAATGGTAGCCGCTGTTGCCATCTCAGGAAGACTGGATTTCAATCCGATTACCGATACGCTGACTGCCGAAAACGGTGAGCAGATTAAGCTTGACGAACCTAAAGGTTCAGAATTGCCGGCTAAAGGTTTTGCTGTGGAGGATGCCGGTTATCAGGCACCATCCGAAGACGGTTCGTCAGTAGAGGTTAATGTAAGCCCTGCTTCAGACAGACTTCAGCTGTTGGAAGAATTCCCTGCATGGGACGGTAAGAACATCGAAGGGGCCAAAGTATTGATCAAAGCTTTCGGAAAATGTACAACCGACCACATTTCAATGGCCGGGCCATGGCTGAAATACAGAGGACACCTTGACAATATTTCCAACAACATGCTGATTGGGGCCGTGAATGCCTACAACATGGAAACAAACAGCGTGAAAAACCAGCTAACAGGTGAGCATGGTGAAGTTCCTGCAGTACAGAGGGCATACAAGGCTGCCAGAATCCCGACTATCGTTGTAGGAGACCAGAACTACGGGGAAGGTTCTTCCAGAGAGCACGCAGCAATGGAGCCGCGACACCTTGGCGTAAAAGCCGTACTGGTAAAATCATTTGCAAGGATCCACGAAACCAACCTTAAGAAACAGGGGATGCTGGGATTAACGTTTGCCAATGAAGCGGACTACGATAAGATCCAGGAAGATGACACTGTGAACTTCTTAGATTTAGATCAGTTTGCGCCTGGAAAACAACTTTCTTTAGCGTTTGTGCACGCAGACGGAACAAAAGACATTGTTATGGCAAACCATACTTATAACGATCAGCAGATTGATTGGTTTAAGGCAGGTTCTGCGCTTAACCTGATCAAAAGGCAAGAGAATTAA
- a CDS encoding LytTR family DNA-binding domain-containing protein, with amino-acid sequence MEKIKCVIVDDEPLAISLLESYVNKIPFLELVFSAENPIEAMEYVQKNASDLIFLDIQMPELTGINFMKILGDKKKYILTTAYSEYALEGYDHHIIDYLLKPIPFERFYKSVLKAQERFITAENKEDTHFFVKSSGQQHRINFKDILYVESIRDYVNIKTTEQEYIVLDTLKSMEHQLPESSFARIHKSFIINLNRIRDVAARKVTLVPEKEIPIGESYRANLLNRIK; translated from the coding sequence ATGGAAAAAATTAAATGTGTTATTGTAGATGATGAACCGCTTGCTATTTCGCTGCTGGAAAGTTATGTAAATAAAATACCTTTTCTGGAGCTGGTTTTCTCTGCCGAAAATCCCATTGAAGCCATGGAATATGTCCAGAAAAATGCATCCGACCTTATTTTCCTGGATATCCAGATGCCTGAACTCACCGGGATCAACTTCATGAAAATTCTTGGCGACAAGAAGAAATACATTTTAACCACCGCTTATTCCGAATATGCTTTGGAAGGATATGACCATCATATTATCGATTATCTGCTGAAGCCTATTCCGTTTGAAAGATTTTATAAAAGTGTGCTGAAGGCACAGGAACGTTTTATAACAGCAGAAAATAAAGAAGATACTCATTTTTTTGTCAAATCTTCAGGCCAGCAGCACAGGATTAATTTTAAAGATATTCTGTATGTGGAAAGCATCAGAGATTATGTCAATATCAAAACAACGGAGCAGGAATATATTGTTCTGGATACCTTAAAATCCATGGAACATCAGCTTCCGGAAAGTTCTTTTGCACGGATTCATAAATCTTTTATCATCAATCTGAACCGGATCAGAGACGTAGCTGCCAGAAAGGTCACTTTGGTTCCCGAAAAAGAAATCCCGATAGGGGAAAGCTACCGGGCGAATCTTTTAAACAGGATAAAATAA
- a CDS encoding sensor histidine kinase, protein MKKKHIIWLQILYWSFNFIGKVITPRIFYPEKNNFHIDVLRITYFLVGISTFYICYLVIIPKIFNSRKFYTAILVFLLSITCFTTLRYLTEEVLLPATFGFGNYDQGTGMAFYFFDNIYNGSITVFIAAILWLLEKFGVIETEKKQLELERNQAKIHALKTQINPHFIFNSLNNIYSLVYQNSDKALPAIEELGSLLRYSTKDLEKDFITLDKEIGYIDSLTALEKLRIRNPELLVIKNKIRYPHLRISPMLLVPFVENAFKHGDFRNKGFEMSISDQDQVLHFYLMNYKGLKMKDEGSGIGIANVKKRLELLYPQKHTLDITDSETEFIVDLTIDLKDGKN, encoded by the coding sequence ATGAAAAAAAAGCATATCATCTGGCTTCAGATCCTGTACTGGAGTTTTAATTTCATAGGGAAAGTGATAACGCCCAGAATATTTTATCCTGAAAAAAACAATTTTCATATTGATGTGCTCAGGATTACTTATTTTCTCGTCGGGATCAGTACATTTTATATCTGTTACCTTGTCATTATTCCGAAAATTTTCAATTCCCGGAAATTTTATACGGCCATTCTGGTCTTTTTATTATCCATTACCTGTTTTACAACCTTACGTTATCTGACAGAGGAAGTACTTCTGCCGGCCACTTTCGGATTTGGAAATTATGATCAGGGAACGGGGATGGCCTTTTATTTTTTCGATAATATCTACAACGGCAGCATTACGGTTTTCATTGCAGCCATATTGTGGCTACTGGAAAAATTCGGGGTGATAGAAACCGAAAAAAAACAGCTGGAACTGGAAAGGAACCAGGCAAAAATCCATGCGCTGAAGACACAGATTAATCCTCATTTCATCTTTAATTCTTTAAATAATATTTATTCCCTGGTGTATCAGAATTCCGATAAAGCTTTACCCGCCATCGAAGAGCTGGGAAGTTTGCTGAGGTACAGCACCAAGGATCTTGAGAAAGATTTTATTACTCTGGACAAGGAGATCGGATACATAGACAGCCTTACGGCACTGGAAAAGCTCAGGATCAGAAATCCCGAACTGCTGGTTATCAAAAACAAGATCAGATACCCTCACCTCCGTATTTCACCGATGCTTCTGGTTCCGTTTGTTGAAAATGCCTTTAAGCACGGAGATTTCCGGAATAAAGGATTTGAAATGAGCATTTCAGATCAGGATCAGGTCCTTCATTTTTATCTTATGAATTACAAAGGACTGAAAATGAAAGATGAAGGTTCGGGAATCGGAATCGCAAATGTAAAAAAAAGGCTGGAACTTCTGTATCCTCAAAAGCATACACTCGATATTACAGATTCGGAGACGGAATTTATTGTAGATTTAACAATTGATTTAAAGGATGGAAAAAATTAA
- a CDS encoding outer membrane beta-barrel family protein — MKLKYFFILSLLSASFIAKAQKDSLKNIEQVNILIKKKLLERKADRMVFNVEASIASQGMDGTETLANVPMIKVDESLGIVSIVGKSSVNVMINGRMLNLSGQALLNYLKSIRSENIAKIEVITTPPAKYEAQGNSGLINIILKKNPNLGFSGNLATNLIQRTFSGFGTTGMLNYQTEKFSSSLKLVYYDSAKRTSENYSIIGATQNYSNSIRRDMWNELTPSINMSYKISKNSEAGFEYIFAHQRSGMDIVNTTRNISPDLIEEKLLTNTFHREKDPTHTLSAYYDLKLDSLGKKLSVMGNFYKNNSDTEVNFSTRKLSDNTIQEVKTLSLVAPQIFSVQADLELPLSFGTVETGVKFNQFKNNSDLKYFNLTDNGYVPDENRANLFRYKEENYAAYFSYAKNFGEHWETKAGLRYENTAAESHTPSNGFGNSYHYGQWFPSAYVSYKKDKNIFSLSYSRRINRPGMSNLNPFLWYSNPYSYSSGNPLLTPSYINNLELAYTFNNRLTASIYYLKTKNAFGQVSFQDGLSQISTYLNYYNNHSSGLNISYTDTFFKCWESSVSANAAYQDSDMFGINAQNQKGISVSYSVNNTVTLNKNKTAAFFLNYEQNLPYRNVNYYFQNFSNLSSGFKISLMEKQLQINATVTNIFAQRSRGSIYFADSVQHMNNYWDGRSFRLSVNYTFGGQKKKIQKKAIKFEEKERV; from the coding sequence ATGAAACTGAAATATTTTTTTATCCTTTCACTCCTCTCCGCTTCTTTCATTGCAAAGGCCCAAAAAGACAGCCTGAAAAACATTGAACAGGTGAATATCCTGATCAAGAAGAAACTGCTGGAAAGAAAAGCGGACCGCATGGTCTTTAATGTGGAGGCTTCCATTGCTTCCCAGGGCATGGACGGCACGGAAACACTGGCCAATGTCCCGATGATTAAAGTGGATGAATCCTTAGGTATTGTCTCTATTGTCGGAAAGAGCAGTGTGAATGTAATGATCAACGGCAGGATGCTGAATCTATCCGGCCAGGCCCTTCTGAATTATCTGAAGTCGATCCGTTCGGAAAACATCGCTAAAATAGAGGTTATCACCACGCCGCCGGCAAAATACGAAGCCCAGGGCAACAGCGGACTGATCAACATCATCCTGAAAAAAAATCCAAACCTGGGTTTCAGCGGAAACCTCGCTACCAACCTGATCCAGAGAACCTTTTCCGGATTCGGTACTACCGGAATGCTGAATTACCAGACCGAAAAGTTCAGCAGCAGCCTGAAGCTGGTCTATTATGATTCGGCCAAGAGAACCAGCGAAAACTACAGTATCATCGGTGCCACTCAGAATTACAGCAATTCCATCAGGAGAGATATGTGGAACGAGCTGACCCCAAGCATCAACATGTCTTATAAAATCAGTAAAAACTCCGAAGCCGGGTTCGAATATATTTTTGCCCATCAAAGATCCGGAATGGATATCGTCAACACCACCCGGAACATCAGCCCGGATCTTATTGAAGAAAAACTTCTGACGAACACGTTCCACCGCGAGAAGGATCCTACCCATACCCTGAGTGCCTATTATGACCTGAAACTCGATTCATTGGGTAAAAAATTAAGCGTAATGGGGAATTTTTATAAAAACAATTCCGATACGGAGGTCAATTTTTCCACCCGAAAACTTTCTGACAATACCATTCAAGAGGTAAAAACCCTTTCTTTGGTAGCCCCGCAGATATTTTCCGTACAGGCCGACCTGGAACTTCCTTTATCTTTCGGAACCGTTGAAACGGGCGTAAAATTCAATCAGTTTAAAAACAATTCGGATTTAAAATATTTCAATCTGACGGATAACGGGTACGTTCCTGACGAAAACAGAGCCAATCTTTTCAGATATAAAGAAGAGAATTATGCGGCTTATTTCAGTTATGCTAAAAACTTTGGTGAGCATTGGGAAACGAAAGCCGGGCTCCGGTATGAAAATACGGCCGCAGAAAGCCATACCCCTTCCAATGGTTTCGGTAATTCGTACCACTACGGACAGTGGTTTCCGTCTGCCTACGTTTCATACAAAAAAGACAAAAATATTTTCAGCCTGTCTTATTCCAGGAGGATCAACCGTCCCGGCATGAGTAATCTGAATCCTTTCCTGTGGTATTCTAACCCTTATTCGTATTCATCCGGAAACCCGCTCCTTACACCGTCGTATATCAACAATCTGGAGCTGGCCTATACCTTCAACAATAGGCTTACTGCAAGCATCTACTATCTCAAAACAAAGAATGCATTCGGGCAGGTTTCTTTCCAGGACGGCCTTTCTCAGATCTCAACGTATCTTAATTATTATAATAACCATTCATCGGGACTTAACATATCCTACACGGATACGTTTTTCAAATGCTGGGAATCTTCTGTTTCTGCCAATGCAGCCTACCAGGATTCCGATATGTTCGGAATAAATGCACAGAACCAAAAAGGAATATCTGTAAGCTACTCCGTAAACAATACCGTTACCCTCAATAAAAATAAGACCGCTGCTTTTTTCCTGAATTACGAACAGAACCTCCCTTACAGAAATGTAAATTATTACTTTCAGAATTTTTCCAATCTTTCATCAGGCTTTAAAATTTCACTGATGGAAAAACAGCTTCAGATCAATGCTACGGTGACTAACATTTTTGCCCAGCGTTCCCGCGGTTCTATCTATTTTGCAGACAGCGTGCAGCACATGAACAACTATTGGGACGGCAGAAGCTTCCGCCTGAGCGTAAATTATACTTTCGGAGGCCAGAAGAAAAAAATTCAAAAAAAAGCGATCAAATTTGAGGAAAAAGAAAGAGTATAA